In the Pseudomonas sp. DTU_2021_1001937_2_SI_NGA_ILE_001 genome, one interval contains:
- a CDS encoding ribonuclease E inhibitor RraB, with product MSTANHEDISSHVLRCMKEGGFDFARIHPIEFYAVFPDERRARQAARQFRGESLNAQVNEREDGAWHLQVSKVMYATYHGIGDFEQDLQAAISPLDGEVEGWGVKHEIRRLN from the coding sequence ATGAGCACAGCCAATCACGAAGACATCAGCAGCCACGTACTGCGCTGCATGAAAGAGGGCGGATTCGATTTCGCCCGTATCCATCCCATCGAGTTCTACGCGGTATTTCCGGATGAGCGAAGGGCCAGGCAGGCTGCCCGGCAGTTTCGCGGCGAGTCGCTCAACGCCCAGGTCAATGAGCGGGAGGATGGCGCCTGGCACCTGCAGGTCAGCAAAGTGATGTATGCCACTTACCACGGCATCGGTGATTTCGAGCAGGACCTGCAGGCGGCCATTTCGCCGCTGGATGGCGAGGTCGAGGGTTGGGGCGTCAAGCATGAGATCCGTCGCCTGAACTGA
- a CDS encoding LTA synthase family protein: MAKTDASRHALSRLPEPTLKHHLLYTLLSGLALMVMYTLLRIGLLVYNREMIGDTPMSTFLEALANGMRFDLRLTVYLLIPLFFAVFSLRAMRARGVFRFWLTLVGSLTLFFGLMEMDFYREFHQRLNGLVFQYVKEDPKTVLSMLWYGFPVVRYLLAWALVTWLLSLVFKGFDRLARPRQALASSVGASAGAPWYLRAGVFVVILLVAVVAARGTLRQGPPLRWGDAYTTESNFANQLGLNGTLTLIAAAKSRMSEDRDNIWKATLPQDQAQQTVRDMLLTANDKLVEADKAAIRRDFTPPAQNTLPIRNVVVILLESFAGHSVGALGSDAKITPYFDKLAEEGLLFDHFFSNGTHTHQGMFATMACFPNLPGFEYLMQTPEGSHKLSGLPQLLSTGRNYDDVYVYNGDFAWDNQSGFFSNQGMTNFVGRNDFVNPVFSDPTWGVSDQDMFDRGAQELKARQGQGKPFYALLQSLSNHTPYALPKDLPVERVTGHGSLDEHLTAMRYSDWALGQFFEKAKKEPYYKETLFVVLGDHGFGNNRQLTEMDLGRFNVPLLMIAPGIQEKFGKRSSIVGTQVDVVPTIMGRLGGETRHQCWGRDLLNLPEGDKGFGVIKPSGSEQVVGILSGNRILIEPVDMPAKVLEYQLGAQPSAEVIPDAPETDELKRRLDSFIQTATKSLLDNTAGVEASKN, from the coding sequence ATGGCCAAAACGGACGCCTCTCGGCACGCCCTGTCCCGCCTGCCTGAACCCACGCTCAAGCATCACCTGCTCTATACCCTGCTCAGCGGCCTGGCCCTGATGGTGATGTACACCCTGCTGCGCATCGGCCTGCTGGTGTACAACCGCGAGATGATCGGCGACACGCCGATGTCCACCTTCCTCGAAGCGCTGGCCAATGGCATGCGCTTCGACCTGCGCTTGACCGTCTACCTGCTGATTCCGCTGTTCTTCGCGGTGTTCAGCCTGCGTGCCATGCGTGCGCGAGGGGTGTTCCGTTTCTGGCTGACCTTGGTCGGCAGCCTCACGCTGTTCTTCGGCCTGATGGAGATGGACTTCTACCGGGAGTTCCACCAGCGCCTCAACGGCCTGGTCTTCCAGTACGTCAAGGAAGACCCCAAGACCGTGCTGAGCATGCTCTGGTATGGCTTCCCGGTGGTGCGTTACCTGCTGGCCTGGGCGCTGGTGACCTGGCTGCTGAGCCTGGTGTTCAAGGGTTTCGATCGTCTCGCCCGGCCGCGTCAGGCGCTGGCGTCGAGCGTCGGCGCCTCGGCAGGGGCGCCCTGGTACCTGCGTGCCGGTGTGTTCGTGGTGATCCTGCTGGTCGCTGTGGTCGCTGCGCGTGGCACCCTGCGCCAAGGTCCGCCATTGCGTTGGGGTGATGCCTACACCACCGAGTCGAATTTCGCCAACCAGCTGGGCCTGAACGGCACCCTGACGCTGATCGCCGCCGCCAAGAGTCGCATGTCCGAGGACCGTGACAATATCTGGAAGGCCACCTTGCCGCAGGACCAGGCGCAGCAGACCGTTCGCGACATGCTGCTGACCGCCAACGACAAGCTGGTCGAGGCCGACAAGGCCGCGATTCGCCGTGACTTCACCCCGCCGGCGCAGAACACTCTGCCGATCCGCAACGTGGTGGTCATCCTGCTGGAAAGCTTTGCCGGCCATTCGGTGGGTGCGCTGGGCAGCGATGCCAAGATCACCCCGTACTTCGACAAGCTGGCCGAGGAAGGGCTGCTGTTCGACCACTTCTTCTCCAACGGCACCCACACCCACCAGGGCATGTTCGCCACCATGGCCTGCTTCCCCAACCTGCCGGGCTTCGAATACCTGATGCAGACCCCGGAAGGCAGCCACAAGCTGTCTGGCCTGCCGCAGTTGCTGAGCACCGGGCGTAACTACGACGACGTGTACGTCTACAACGGCGATTTCGCCTGGGACAACCAGTCCGGGTTCTTCAGCAACCAGGGCATGACCAACTTCGTTGGCCGCAACGACTTCGTCAACCCGGTGTTCTCGGACCCCACCTGGGGTGTCTCCGACCAGGACATGTTCGACCGTGGCGCGCAGGAGCTGAAGGCCCGTCAGGGCCAGGGCAAGCCGTTCTACGCCCTGTTGCAGAGCCTGTCCAACCACACGCCTTACGCGCTGCCCAAGGACCTGCCGGTGGAGCGGGTCACCGGCCACGGCTCGCTGGATGAGCACCTGACCGCTATGCGCTATTCCGACTGGGCGCTGGGGCAGTTCTTCGAGAAGGCCAAGAAGGAGCCTTACTACAAGGAAACCCTGTTCGTGGTGCTGGGCGACCATGGCTTCGGCAACAATCGCCAGCTCACCGAAATGGATCTGGGGCGTTTCAACGTCCCGCTGCTGATGATCGCCCCCGGCATCCAGGAGAAGTTCGGCAAGCGCAGCAGCATAGTCGGCACCCAGGTCGACGTGGTGCCGACCATCATGGGCCGCCTGGGCGGCGAAACCCGCCACCAGTGCTGGGGTCGCGACCTGCTGAACCTGCCTGAGGGCGACAAGGGCTTCGGCGTGATCAAGCCTTCCGGCAGCGAGCAGGTGGTCGGCATCCTCAGTGGCAATCGCATCCTCATCGAGCCGGTGGACATGCCGGCCAAGGTGCTGGAGTACCAGCTCGGGGCCCAGCCTTCGGCCGAGGTCATTCCGGATGCACCGGAGACCGACGAGCTCAAGCGTCGCCTGGATAGCTTCATCCAGACCGCGACCAAGAGCCTGTTGGACAACACCGCCGGGGTGGAAGCCAGCAAGAACTGA
- a CDS encoding PLD nuclease N-terminal domain-containing protein, whose translation MGSTFNSLIGLIILALDIWAILHVLKSSAEVGIKILWVLLIALLPVLGLIIWALAGPRGNLRV comes from the coding sequence ATGGGATCGACTTTCAACAGCCTCATCGGCCTGATCATTCTGGCCCTGGATATCTGGGCCATCCTGCACGTGCTCAAGAGCAGCGCCGAGGTGGGCATCAAAATTCTCTGGGTACTGCTCATCGCCCTGTTGCCGGTGCTTGGCCTGATCATCTGGGCGTTGGCCGGACCGCGTGGCAACCTGCGGGTCTGA
- a CDS encoding ZIP family metal transporter, giving the protein MPAPAPLRSLRSTWSAQVQAAPLLSLGFLLAILIVLGLGVASLYNAFNGANQANLDHALLGGSAGFLATALGAVMAVVLRDISQRTQDIMLGFAAGMMLAASSFSLILPGLDAAREITGTGPLAAATVVTGLGLGVLLMLGLDKFTPHEHESVGRQGPESERINRVWLFVLAITLHNLPEGMAIGVSFAGGDMNVGLPLTSAIAIQDIPEGLAVALALRATGLSPLKAMLVAVGSGLMEPLGSVVGLGISSGFAIAYPLSLGLAAGAMLFVVSHEVIPETHRNGHQTSATLGLMGGFAVMMFLDTALG; this is encoded by the coding sequence ATGCCCGCCCCTGCTCCACTACGCTCGCTGCGCTCGACCTGGTCCGCACAGGTCCAGGCCGCTCCCCTGCTCAGCCTGGGTTTCCTGCTGGCCATCCTGATCGTGCTGGGCCTGGGCGTCGCCAGCCTCTACAACGCCTTCAATGGCGCCAACCAGGCCAACCTCGACCACGCGCTGCTGGGCGGCAGTGCCGGTTTCCTGGCCACCGCGCTGGGCGCGGTCATGGCCGTGGTACTGCGCGACATCAGCCAGCGCACCCAGGACATCATGCTCGGTTTCGCAGCAGGCATGATGCTCGCCGCCAGTTCCTTTTCGCTGATCCTGCCGGGGCTGGATGCCGCGCGGGAGATCACCGGCACCGGGCCGCTGGCGGCGGCTACGGTGGTCACCGGCCTGGGCCTTGGCGTGCTGCTGATGCTCGGCCTGGACAAGTTCACCCCCCACGAACACGAGAGCGTCGGACGCCAGGGACCGGAATCCGAGCGCATCAACCGGGTCTGGCTGTTCGTACTGGCGATCACCCTGCACAACCTGCCCGAGGGCATGGCCATCGGCGTCAGTTTCGCCGGTGGCGACATGAACGTCGGCTTGCCGCTGACCAGTGCCATCGCCATCCAGGACATTCCTGAAGGCCTGGCAGTGGCCCTTGCCCTGCGTGCCACCGGGCTGTCGCCGCTCAAGGCCATGCTGGTCGCGGTCGGTTCGGGCCTCATGGAGCCCCTGGGCTCGGTGGTCGGGCTGGGCATTTCCAGCGGTTTTGCCATCGCCTACCCGCTGAGCCTGGGCCTGGCTGCCGGAGCGATGCTGTTCGTGGTGTCCCACGAGGTGATTCCGGAAACCCACCGCAATGGCCACCAGACCTCGGCCACCCTGGGCCTGATGGGCGGCTTTGCGGTGATGATGTTCCTCGATACCGCGCTGGGCTGA
- a CDS encoding ankyrin repeat domain-containing protein: MTDAHPNAAQVMTDEEAAEFAEQVFDVARQGDALMLERLLEKGLPVNLRNHKGDTLLMLASYHGHLPAVQVLLRHKADPEIRNDNGQSPIAGAAFKGDLAVVKALIEAGASVEGASADGRTALMMAAMFNRTAIVDYLLAQGADPLARDARGVTALGAAQAMGAPETAEQLARFG; the protein is encoded by the coding sequence ATGACCGATGCACACCCCAACGCCGCCCAGGTAATGACCGATGAAGAAGCCGCCGAGTTCGCTGAGCAGGTCTTCGATGTCGCTCGCCAGGGTGATGCCCTGATGCTCGAGCGCCTGCTGGAGAAGGGCCTGCCGGTCAACCTGCGCAATCACAAGGGCGACACGCTGCTGATGCTGGCCAGTTATCACGGGCATCTGCCAGCGGTGCAGGTGCTGCTGCGTCATAAGGCTGACCCCGAGATTCGTAACGACAACGGCCAGAGCCCGATCGCTGGCGCAGCCTTCAAGGGCGACCTGGCGGTGGTCAAGGCGTTGATCGAGGCCGGTGCCAGCGTCGAGGGGGCCTCGGCCGACGGCCGCACCGCCCTGATGATGGCAGCGATGTTCAATCGCACGGCGATTGTTGACTATCTGCTGGCGCAAGGCGCCGACCCACTGGCGCGTGATGCGCGTGGCGTGACCGCGCTGGGTGCTGCGCAGGCCATGGGCGCTCCGGAGACCGCCGAGCAACTGGCCCGCTTCGGCTGA
- a CDS encoding DUF3509 domain-containing protein has protein sequence MTFIQEKFASVFSDYQVTTQARPDGGVLLTLRDQQGKETRRCVSYAQLHTPVQLEWVISAIRRDLAAQASELPAISMLQSQHRFDLPTYHSR, from the coding sequence ATGACTTTCATTCAGGAAAAATTCGCTTCGGTCTTCTCCGACTACCAGGTCACCACCCAGGCTCGCCCAGACGGCGGCGTGTTGCTGACCCTGCGTGACCAGCAAGGCAAGGAGACTCGTCGCTGTGTGTCTTACGCTCAGCTTCATACCCCCGTGCAACTGGAATGGGTCATCAGTGCCATCCGTCGCGACCTCGCCGCACAAGCCAGCGAGCTGCCAGCCATTTCGATGCTGCAAAGCCAGCACCGTTTCGACCTGCCGACCTATCACAGCCGCTGA
- a CDS encoding helix-turn-helix transcriptional regulator, with product MNLLVRQMLSSIAEPDGRLAIENALHWLCQECHCTLALFYQFKGPLLLTCVGANLPPAQADFFLKDYPLADDPVVRHCRNQLGFVDWRDALRLYPAPPNYLQALRRAGLLPAQSYGYASHCSASTGVISVCTLGGLQRHLDNEDKYLVSSLVPVLHLVGRGVPLRSQALSERELEILRWAREGKTNHEISRIRAVSESTVKYHFKAIYGKLGVANRAQAVGEALCRGLIH from the coding sequence ATGAACTTACTCGTAAGACAGATGCTGAGCAGTATCGCTGAACCGGATGGCCGTCTGGCCATCGAAAACGCCTTGCACTGGCTGTGTCAGGAGTGCCACTGCACGCTGGCGCTGTTCTATCAGTTCAAGGGGCCCCTGTTGCTGACCTGTGTGGGGGCCAACCTGCCGCCCGCCCAGGCGGACTTCTTCCTCAAGGATTACCCGTTGGCCGATGACCCCGTGGTGCGTCATTGTCGCAACCAGCTCGGCTTCGTCGACTGGCGCGACGCACTGCGGCTGTACCCGGCGCCCCCGAATTATCTGCAGGCGTTGCGCCGAGCTGGGCTGCTGCCTGCGCAGTCCTACGGTTATGCCAGTCATTGCTCGGCCAGTACCGGGGTCATCTCGGTGTGCACGCTGGGCGGTTTGCAACGCCATCTGGATAACGAAGACAAGTACCTGGTCAGCAGCCTGGTACCGGTGCTGCATCTGGTCGGGCGGGGTGTGCCGCTGCGCTCCCAGGCGCTCAGCGAGCGCGAACTGGAGATTCTGCGCTGGGCGCGGGAGGGCAAGACCAACCATGAGATTTCACGTATCCGGGCGGTTTCCGAGTCGACGGTGAAGTATCACTTCAAGGCCATCTACGGCAAGTTGGGAGTGGCCAACCGCGCCCAGGCGGTGGGCGAGGCGTTGTGCCGCGGACTCATTCACTGA
- a CDS encoding acireductone dioxygenase: MSSLFVYSLSSPEVPLKVLNHLEDIAATLAGQGIGFARRTVQGRVAPGELDAAAQAQLQAACAEYGLSVRQVVSQGGPQDPLPAGWTEEHRTRTDELRWFLAGRAMVYLRQGDCVQVLVCEKHDLLQLPAGTAHWVDSGDNPCLVVARLAAAADEQADQATGDDIARRFPRLDY; the protein is encoded by the coding sequence ATGAGCAGCCTGTTCGTTTACTCACTGTCCAGCCCCGAGGTCCCCCTGAAGGTCCTCAACCACCTTGAGGACATCGCCGCGACCCTGGCCGGGCAGGGCATCGGTTTTGCCCGGCGCACGGTGCAGGGGCGGGTGGCGCCGGGTGAACTGGACGCCGCTGCCCAGGCCCAGTTGCAGGCCGCTTGTGCCGAATACGGTCTGAGCGTTCGCCAGGTGGTCAGCCAGGGCGGGCCGCAAGATCCACTCCCGGCTGGCTGGACCGAAGAACATCGCACGCGCACCGACGAACTGCGTTGGTTCCTGGCCGGGCGGGCCATGGTCTATCTGCGCCAGGGTGATTGCGTGCAGGTACTGGTCTGCGAAAAGCATGACCTGCTCCAGCTGCCGGCCGGCACCGCGCACTGGGTCGATAGCGGCGACAACCCTTGCCTGGTTGTGGCCAGGCTGGCTGCCGCGGCCGATGAGCAGGCCGACCAGGCCACCGGTGACGACATCGCCCGGCGTTTCCCGCGCCTGGATTACTGA
- a CDS encoding MFS transporter — translation MAEPSSGSLPYWRLSGFYLFYFALLGASAPFLALYLHYLGFPSARIGELLAIPMLMRCIAPNLWGWLGDRTGQRLVIVRAGAACTLLAFSLILVDKSYLWLAMVMALHAFFWHAILPQFEVITLAHLKDQPWRYSQVRLWGSVGFMLAVVVLGLALEWFSLALYPWIVMTIMAGIALASWQVPNAQPAVDAETHGASGFLAQLLRPGVLAFYGSVALMQLSHGPYYTFLTLHLEALGYSRGMIGLLWALGVVAEVLMFMAMGRILQRFAVRQVLMLSFLFAALRWLLLGQWADHLLVLLPVQLLHAATFGSFHAAAVHFVRHSFGARQQGQGQAFYAALSGIGGALGALYSGYAWTSLGPAWTFAIASLAALGASLLILYLPRRAV, via the coding sequence TTGGCCGAGCCGTCCTCGGGCAGCCTGCCGTACTGGCGGCTGTCCGGCTTCTACCTGTTCTATTTCGCGTTGCTCGGCGCCTCGGCGCCGTTCCTGGCGCTCTATCTGCATTATCTGGGGTTCCCCAGCGCGCGCATTGGCGAGTTGCTGGCCATTCCCATGCTGATGCGCTGCATCGCTCCCAACCTGTGGGGCTGGCTGGGCGACCGCACCGGCCAGCGGCTGGTCATCGTGCGCGCTGGCGCAGCCTGTACCCTGCTGGCCTTTTCGCTGATCCTGGTGGACAAGAGCTACCTCTGGCTGGCCATGGTCATGGCCTTGCACGCGTTCTTCTGGCACGCGATTCTGCCGCAGTTCGAGGTCATCACCCTGGCACACCTGAAGGATCAGCCCTGGCGCTACAGCCAGGTGCGTCTTTGGGGCTCGGTGGGCTTCATGCTCGCCGTCGTGGTGCTGGGGCTGGCCCTGGAGTGGTTCAGCCTGGCGCTCTATCCGTGGATCGTCATGACGATCATGGCCGGTATCGCGCTGGCCAGCTGGCAGGTGCCCAATGCCCAGCCCGCCGTCGATGCCGAGACACATGGCGCCAGCGGTTTCCTGGCTCAGTTGCTGCGTCCAGGCGTGCTGGCGTTCTATGGCAGCGTGGCCCTGATGCAGCTCAGCCACGGGCCTTACTACACCTTCCTGACTCTGCACCTCGAAGCCCTCGGCTACAGCCGCGGAATGATCGGCCTGCTCTGGGCGCTGGGCGTGGTCGCCGAAGTGTTGATGTTCATGGCCATGGGGCGGATCCTGCAGCGTTTTGCGGTACGCCAGGTCCTGATGCTCAGTTTCCTGTTCGCCGCGCTGCGTTGGCTGCTGCTGGGCCAGTGGGCCGACCATCTGCTGGTGCTGCTGCCGGTGCAACTGTTGCACGCCGCCACCTTCGGCAGTTTTCACGCCGCGGCGGTTCATTTCGTGCGCCACAGCTTCGGCGCGCGCCAGCAGGGCCAGGGCCAGGCGTTCTATGCGGCGCTGTCGGGCATCGGTGGGGCGCTGGGTGCGCTGTATTCCGGCTATGCCTGGACCAGTCTGGGGCCTGCCTGGACCTTCGCCATCGCCAGCCTGGCGGCACTGGGTGCCAGCCTGCTGATCCTGTATCTACCGCGCCGGGCCGTCTGA
- the aroC gene encoding chorismate synthase translates to MSGNTFGKLFTVTTAGESHGPALVAIVDGCPPGVELCVEDLQRDLDRRKPGTSRHTTQRQEADEVEILSGVFEGRTTGTSIGLLIRNTDQKSKDYSAIKDLFRPAHADYTYHHKYGERDYRGGGRSSARETAMRVAAGAIAKKYLASQGIRVRGYMSQLGPIPIEFKTWDCVEQNAFFSPDPDKVPELEAYMDQLRRDQDSVGAKITVVAEGVMPGLGEPIFDRLDADLAHALMSINAVKGVEIGAGFASVAQRGTEHRDELTPEGFLSNQAGGILGGISSGQPIIAHLALKPTSSITTPGRSIDVHGNSVDVITKGRHDPCVGIRATPIAEAMMAIVLLDHLMRHRAQNADVRVATPVLGQL, encoded by the coding sequence ATGTCCGGCAACACTTTCGGCAAGCTGTTCACTGTCACCACCGCCGGCGAAAGCCATGGCCCGGCGCTGGTCGCTATCGTCGATGGCTGCCCGCCCGGCGTCGAGCTGTGCGTCGAAGACCTGCAGCGAGACCTGGATCGTCGCAAGCCGGGTACCAGCCGTCACACCACGCAGCGCCAGGAGGCCGACGAGGTCGAGATCCTCTCCGGCGTATTCGAGGGTCGCACCACCGGCACCTCCATCGGCCTGCTGATCCGCAACACCGACCAGAAGTCCAAGGACTATTCGGCGATCAAGGACCTGTTCCGCCCGGCCCACGCCGACTACACCTACCACCACAAGTACGGCGAGCGCGACTACCGTGGCGGTGGCCGCAGCTCGGCGCGCGAGACCGCCATGCGCGTGGCGGCCGGCGCCATCGCCAAGAAGTACCTGGCCAGCCAGGGCATCCGCGTGCGTGGCTACATGAGCCAGCTCGGGCCGATCCCCATCGAATTCAAGACCTGGGACTGCGTCGAGCAGAACGCCTTCTTCTCGCCCGATCCGGACAAGGTGCCCGAGCTGGAAGCCTACATGGACCAGTTGCGTCGTGATCAGGATTCGGTGGGCGCGAAGATCACCGTGGTCGCCGAAGGCGTGATGCCTGGCCTGGGCGAGCCGATCTTCGACCGCCTGGATGCCGACCTGGCCCATGCGCTGATGAGCATCAATGCAGTCAAGGGCGTGGAGATCGGTGCCGGTTTCGCCAGTGTCGCGCAACGCGGTACGGAGCACCGTGACGAGCTGACCCCGGAGGGTTTCCTGTCCAACCAGGCCGGCGGCATCCTCGGCGGTATTTCCTCCGGCCAGCCGATCATCGCGCACCTGGCGCTCAAGCCGACCTCGAGCATCACCACCCCCGGGCGTTCCATCGATGTGCATGGCAACTCGGTGGATGTCATCACCAAGGGCCGGCACGACCCCTGTGTCGGCATTCGCGCCACACCCATCGCCGAGGCGATGATGGCCATCGTGCTGCTCGACCATCTGATGCGCCATCGGGCACAGAACGCCGACGTGCGTGTCGCCACGCCAGTGCTCGGCCAGTTGTAA
- a CDS encoding alpha/beta hydrolase: MHLARFLRQALTVLCLSNVLSAAQAAPSVLQRPISVQTDRGTLYGTLLLPRATTPVPVVLIVAGSGPTDRNGNNPEGGRNDSLKQLAVTLARHNIASVRYDKRGVAASKAATPNERDLSVERYVADVLAWSRQLKSDSRLGPLVLLGHSEGALIASLAARQAGASALISVAGTGRPVDQVLREQLRERLPAPLQQRSQELLDELKAGRTDDQVPPDLQVVFRPSVQPYLISLLRQDPAQAFADSRVPALIIQGRHDIQVNVEDAERLHKARPDARLVLIDGMNHVLRIVPQDLQQQLRSYRNPNLPLASELTEQIVQFIDQLPTISPKT, encoded by the coding sequence ATGCATCTCGCAAGATTCCTGCGGCAAGCCCTGACCGTGCTCTGCCTGTCCAATGTCCTGAGCGCCGCCCAGGCCGCCCCCAGCGTGTTGCAACGACCGATCAGCGTGCAGACCGACCGCGGCACCCTGTACGGCACCCTGCTGCTGCCGCGCGCCACCACACCGGTGCCGGTGGTGCTGATCGTGGCGGGCTCCGGCCCGACCGACCGCAACGGCAACAACCCCGAGGGCGGGCGTAACGACAGCCTCAAGCAACTGGCCGTGACCCTGGCCCGGCATAACATCGCCAGCGTGCGCTATGACAAGCGCGGTGTGGCGGCCAGCAAGGCGGCCACACCCAACGAGCGAGATCTCAGCGTCGAGCGCTACGTGGCCGACGTACTGGCCTGGAGCCGTCAGCTCAAGAGCGACAGTCGCCTCGGCCCGCTGGTTCTGCTCGGCCACAGCGAAGGCGCGCTGATCGCCTCGCTGGCAGCCCGCCAGGCGGGGGCCAGCGCGTTGATCAGCGTGGCCGGCACCGGCCGCCCGGTCGACCAGGTGCTGCGCGAACAACTGCGCGAGCGCCTGCCGGCCCCCTTGCAGCAGCGCAGCCAGGAGCTGCTCGATGAACTCAAGGCCGGTCGTACCGACGACCAGGTGCCGCCCGATCTGCAGGTGGTGTTTCGCCCCAGCGTGCAGCCCTACCTGATTTCCCTGCTGCGCCAGGACCCGGCGCAAGCCTTCGCCGACAGCCGCGTCCCGGCGCTGATCATCCAGGGACGGCATGACATCCAGGTCAACGTCGAAGACGCCGAACGGCTGCACAAGGCGCGGCCCGACGCCCGCCTGGTACTGATCGATGGCATGAACCACGTGCTGCGCATCGTGCCGCAGGACCTGCAGCAGCAGTTGCGCTCGTACCGCAACCCGAACCTGCCGCTGGCCAGTGAACTGACCGAGCAGATCGTGCAGTTCATCGACCAGTTGCCGACCATTTCGCCGAAAACTTAA
- the prmB gene encoding 50S ribosomal protein L3 N(5)-glutamine methyltransferase — protein MITSRLRTVRDHIRWAVSRFHEEDVFFGHGTDNAWDEARQLVLGALSLPWEIADSYLDCRLEVDEISEVQRLIRRRIDERVPTPYLLGEAWFCGMSFIVDDRVLIPRSPIAELIEERFEPWLAQDPARILDLCTGSGCIGIACADVFPDAEVVLADLSFDALEVANQNIERHGLEERVYTVQGDGFDGLPGQRFDLIVSNPPYVDAEDFADMPEEFQHEPELALACGDDGLNLVRRMLCEAADHLTDKGLLIVEVGNSQVHVQALYPEVDFAWLDFKRGGHGVFMLTAEQCREHRALFESRR, from the coding sequence ATGATCACTTCCCGTTTGCGCACCGTGCGCGATCATATCCGTTGGGCTGTCAGCCGCTTTCATGAGGAAGACGTGTTTTTTGGCCACGGCACCGACAATGCCTGGGACGAGGCACGGCAGCTGGTCCTGGGCGCACTGAGCCTGCCTTGGGAAATCGCCGACAGCTACCTGGACTGCCGCCTTGAGGTCGACGAGATTTCCGAGGTGCAGCGCCTGATCCGTCGGCGTATCGACGAGCGTGTGCCGACGCCTTACCTGTTGGGCGAGGCCTGGTTCTGCGGCATGTCATTCATCGTCGATGACCGCGTACTGATTCCGCGCTCGCCGATCGCCGAACTCATCGAAGAGCGTTTCGAACCCTGGCTCGCCCAGGATCCGGCGCGCATTCTCGACCTGTGCACCGGGTCCGGTTGCATCGGTATCGCCTGTGCCGATGTGTTCCCCGACGCCGAAGTGGTGCTGGCCGACCTGTCCTTCGATGCCCTCGAGGTGGCCAACCAGAACATCGAACGCCATGGCCTGGAAGAACGCGTGTACACGGTGCAGGGCGATGGTTTCGACGGCTTGCCGGGGCAACGCTTCGACCTGATCGTGTCCAACCCGCCGTATGTCGACGCCGAAGACTTCGCTGACATGCCCGAAGAATTCCAGCATGAGCCCGAGCTGGCCCTGGCCTGCGGCGATGACGGGTTGAACCTGGTGCGGAGGATGCTCTGCGAAGCCGCCGACCACCTCACCGACAAGGGCCTGCTGATCGTCGAGGTCGGCAACAGCCAGGTTCACGTGCAGGCGCTGTACCCGGAAGTGGACTTCGCCTGGCTGGACTTCAAGCGCGGCGGCCATGGGGTGTTCATGCTCACCGCCGAACAGTGCCGCGAGCACCGCGCCCTGTTCGAGTCGCGCCGCTAG
- a CDS encoding cysteine hydrolase family protein: MSSPKTMFQLSGRVHARASLNNATLIVIDAQKEYLSGPLALTGVHEALANIGLLVEKARAAKCPIVHIRHLGTVGGLFDPQGERGELVPELLPQEGEHLVEKRLPNAFNGTGLHELLQSLGRLDLIVCGFMSHSSISTTVRATKDYGYRCTLVDDACATRDLPTPDGVVSAEVVHRTEMAIMADNFATVALTRDLI, translated from the coding sequence ATGTCTTCTCCCAAGACCATGTTTCAACTCAGCGGTCGGGTCCACGCCCGTGCCAGCCTGAACAACGCCACGCTGATCGTCATCGACGCCCAGAAAGAGTACCTCAGCGGCCCGCTGGCGCTGACCGGTGTGCATGAAGCGCTGGCCAACATCGGCCTGCTGGTGGAAAAGGCCCGCGCCGCCAAATGCCCTATCGTGCATATCCGCCACCTGGGCACCGTGGGTGGCCTGTTCGACCCGCAGGGCGAGCGCGGCGAGCTGGTTCCGGAACTGCTGCCCCAGGAAGGCGAGCACCTGGTCGAGAAGCGTCTGCCGAACGCCTTCAACGGCACCGGCCTGCATGAACTGCTGCAGAGCCTGGGGCGCCTGGACCTGATCGTCTGCGGCTTCATGAGCCATTCGAGCATCAGCACCACGGTACGCGCCACCAAGGACTACGGCTACCGCTGCACCCTGGTCGACGACGCCTGCGCCACCCGTGACCTGCCGACTCCCGACGGCGTGGTCAGCGCCGAGGTCGTGCATCGCACCGAGATGGCGATCATGGCCGACAACTTCGCCACCGTTGCCCTGACCCGCGACCTGATCTGA